In a single window of the Rattus norvegicus strain BN/NHsdMcwi chromosome 6, GRCr8, whole genome shotgun sequence genome:
- the LOC120103456 gene encoding protein NYNRIN-like: MKTLLDREEINLCFLNRDKAIQKVTESCKACAQVNPGRTRIGQGVRPRGHRPDIHWEIDFTEIKPGIYGYKYLLVFVDTFSGWVEAFPTKHETTKMVTKKLLEEIFPRYGMPQALGSDNGPAFVSQVSQLVAKLLGIDWKLHCAYRPQSSGQVERMNRTIKETLSKLTLATGSKDWVALLPLVLYRARNTPGPHGLTPFEIMYGAPPPFVHFFDSNIADFADSPSLRAHLQALQIVQRDVWRPLAAAYQDKLEHPVVPHPFQIGDTVWVHRHQTKNLEPRWKGPYTVLLRSTHVKAVRSEELTNHNTTPQTWRVQRTPNPLKLKLLRGSS, encoded by the coding sequence atgaaaaccttactagatcgggaagagataaatctgtgttttttgaatcgggacaaagcgatacaaaaggtgactgagagttgcaaagcatgcgctcaggttaacccgggaaggaccaggattggacaaggagttcgtcctaggggacaccgtcccgacatccattgggaaattgattttactgaaattaaaccaggtatatatggatacaagtatctcctagtgtttgtagacaccttctcaggatgggtcgaagccttccccacaaagcacgagactacaaaaatggtcactaagaagctcctcgaggaaatctttcccaggtatggcatgcctcaagcgttggggtcggacaacgggcccgctttcgtctcccaagtaagtcagttggtggccaaattgctggggattgattggaaattacattgtgcctatagaccccagagttcaggtcaggtagaacgcatgaatagaacaattaaggagactttatccaaacttacgcttgcaactggctcaaaggattgggtggccctccttcccctagttctatatcgggcccggaataccccgggcccccatggtctaactccttttgaaataatgtatggagcaccacccccatttgtccatttctttgattcaaacattgctgattttgctgacagcccttctctgagggcccatttacaggccctacagattgtgcagagagacgtctggagacctttggccgctgcttaccaggacaagcttgagcatccggtggtgccacacccgttccagattggagacaccgtgtgggtgcacagacaccagaccaagaatctcgagccacggtggaaaggaccctacaccgtcctcctgagaTCCAcgcacgtcaaggcagtccggtctgaggaattgactaatcacaacactacaccccagacatggagagttcagcgcactccaaaccccttaaagttaaaactcctacgtggctcctcctag